The Thermococcus thermotolerans genome contains a region encoding:
- a CDS encoding ABC transporter ATP-binding protein: protein MSAIIEARDLHKYFGPIKALQGVTVEIPEGLTLILGPNGGGKSTFMKVALGLYKPTKGIVKLLGKDPWRHPEVRKGIGVAFDPGRFPKLTTGREWLEFIARTRGADPDDVEKAARLFGIEDALDRRIDGYSSGMLKRLSLAQAFVGEPEVVFLDEPLANVDFESVSEIVAIIGKWKGKGRSFVIISHIWEPFERLADYGVVISGGKVYLAGPFADIRDDVEAMFRPPSVAAK, encoded by the coding sequence ATGAGCGCGATAATCGAGGCGAGGGACCTGCACAAGTACTTCGGCCCGATAAAGGCCCTCCAGGGGGTCACGGTGGAGATACCCGAAGGTCTGACGCTTATCCTCGGGCCCAACGGGGGTGGAAAGAGCACCTTCATGAAGGTCGCGCTGGGCCTCTACAAACCAACGAAAGGGATCGTGAAGCTCCTCGGGAAGGATCCCTGGAGGCACCCGGAGGTGAGGAAGGGCATCGGCGTGGCCTTCGACCCCGGAAGGTTCCCGAAGCTGACGACCGGGAGGGAGTGGCTGGAGTTCATTGCACGGACGCGGGGAGCGGATCCGGACGATGTTGAGAAGGCTGCAAGGCTCTTCGGCATCGAGGACGCCCTCGACAGGCGGATAGACGGCTACTCCTCGGGAATGCTGAAGAGGCTGAGCCTCGCCCAGGCCTTCGTGGGAGAGCCGGAGGTGGTCTTCCTCGACGAGCCCCTCGCCAACGTGGACTTCGAGAGCGTCTCCGAAATCGTGGCCATCATCGGAAAGTGGAAAGGCAAGGGTAGGAGCTTCGTCATAATAAGCCACATCTGGGAGCCCTTTGAGCGGCTGGCCGACTACGGAGTGGTTATCAGCGGCGGGAAGGTTTATCTGGCGGGCCCGTTTGCAGATATCAGGGACGATGTGGAGGCCATGTTCCGGCCTCCGTCGGTTGCCGCCAAGTAA
- a CDS encoding rubrerythrin family protein encodes MAVKRKMTRKFLEDAFAGESMAHMRYLIFAEQAEKEGFPNIAKLFRAIAHAEFVHAKNHFIALEHLGKTPENLQAGIDGETYEVEEMYPVFKNAAEFQGEKDAVRTTHYALEAEKIHAELYAKAKELAESGKDIEIKKVYICPVCGYTAVDEAPEYCPICGAPRDKFVVFE; translated from the coding sequence ATGGCAGTGAAAAGGAAAATGACCCGAAAGTTTCTGGAGGATGCCTTTGCCGGCGAAAGTATGGCACACATGAGGTACCTGATTTTTGCCGAGCAGGCCGAGAAGGAAGGATTCCCCAACATAGCCAAGCTCTTCAGAGCTATCGCCCACGCTGAGTTTGTCCACGCTAAAAACCATTTCATAGCCCTTGAACACCTGGGCAAGACCCCGGAGAACCTGCAGGCAGGTATAGACGGCGAAACCTATGAGGTCGAGGAGATGTACCCGGTCTTTAAGAACGCCGCCGAGTTCCAGGGTGAGAAGGACGCGGTGAGGACGACCCACTACGCCCTTGAGGCCGAGAAGATACACGCCGAGCTTTACGCCAAGGCCAAGGAGCTCGCAGAGAGCGGAAAGGACATTGAGATAAAAAAGGTCTACATCTGCCCGGTGTGTGGATACACCGCCGTCGATGAGGCCCCAGAGTACTGCCCGATCTGCGGGGCCCCGAGAGACAAGTTCGTGGTCTTTGAGTGA
- a CDS encoding ferritin family protein → MNELEALALALEVEKAELNFYIRLARKASDERAKRMFLFLAREEAEHWGIFEEKFVEKLIEECELPPVDRTMLEKLLVSVDEKDLSEVDAVRIGMEQEKLTWEFYEKAAREAESGSVRRVFEELAKVEKSHYELLKAQYDSVMKTGIWMDYQDFSLEVD, encoded by the coding sequence ATGAACGAGCTTGAGGCCTTAGCTCTAGCCCTTGAGGTTGAAAAGGCGGAGCTCAACTTCTACATACGCCTGGCAAGAAAGGCCAGCGATGAGAGGGCCAAGAGGATGTTCCTCTTTCTGGCAAGAGAAGAGGCGGAGCACTGGGGCATATTCGAGGAGAAGTTCGTCGAGAAGCTCATAGAGGAATGCGAACTACCCCCAGTTGACAGAACCATGCTGGAGAAGCTCCTCGTCAGCGTGGATGAGAAAGATCTCAGCGAGGTCGATGCGGTGAGGATAGGCATGGAGCAGGAAAAGCTGACCTGGGAGTTCTACGAGAAGGCCGCGAGGGAAGCGGAAAGCGGCTCGGTGAGGAGGGTCTTTGAAGAGCTGGCAAAGGTAGAGAAGAGCCACTACGAGCTGCTCAAGGCCCAGTACGACTCGGTGATGAAGACCGGCATCTGGATGGACTACCAGGACTTCAGCCTTGAGGTGGATTAA
- a CDS encoding NAD(P)/FAD-dependent oxidoreductase codes for MRVVIVGNGPGGVELAKDLSKEFDVTIVEKENLPHYSRPMLSHYIAGFLPEKKLFPYSLEWYEKNGINLLLGAKAKLIDRLRKVLVTERGEIPYDALVIATGARAREPSIRGKEHILTLRTLEDAKLIKERLEDEGEVTILGGGFIALELAGNLAKAGYTVRVVHRRETLLGLDRELSERIKEELEGTGVEFHLKSQAISADEDGLNTETGYIPGKLKVCAFGIVPNRELAVKSGIHAGRGILVDDHLRTSARDVYAIGDCAELGGVIGGTAKAAIEQAKVLARVLRGADERYDLSFRSAFFKFADFSVAIIGRTKGRSEWLDGNTKVFYEGEKAIGAVVLGDLRKALRLEKIIREGLPPD; via the coding sequence GTGAGGGTCGTTATAGTCGGCAACGGGCCGGGAGGCGTTGAGCTTGCCAAGGACCTGAGCAAAGAATTCGACGTGACCATAGTCGAGAAGGAAAACCTGCCCCACTACTCCAGGCCCATGCTGAGCCACTACATAGCGGGCTTTCTGCCGGAGAAAAAGCTCTTTCCATATTCCCTGGAGTGGTACGAGAAGAATGGGATAAACCTGCTCCTTGGAGCCAAGGCAAAGCTGATCGACAGGCTCAGAAAGGTTCTCGTGACGGAAAGGGGTGAGATACCCTACGACGCCCTCGTCATAGCGACCGGAGCGAGGGCCAGAGAACCCTCTATTAGGGGGAAGGAGCACATCCTAACGCTTAGGACCCTCGAAGATGCAAAGCTGATAAAAGAGCGTCTTGAGGACGAGGGCGAGGTGACGATACTCGGTGGGGGCTTCATAGCACTTGAACTGGCGGGAAACCTCGCCAAAGCCGGATACACCGTGAGGGTAGTCCACCGGAGGGAGACCCTTCTCGGCCTGGACCGCGAGCTGAGCGAACGCATCAAAGAGGAGCTTGAAGGGACTGGGGTCGAGTTCCATCTGAAGTCGCAGGCCATAAGCGCCGACGAAGACGGCCTGAACACCGAAACGGGGTACATTCCGGGGAAGCTGAAGGTCTGCGCCTTTGGAATAGTGCCGAACAGGGAGCTGGCAGTTAAGAGCGGCATCCACGCCGGCAGGGGAATACTGGTCGATGACCACCTCAGAACATCGGCCAGGGACGTCTACGCCATAGGGGACTGCGCGGAACTGGGGGGCGTCATCGGAGGAACCGCCAAGGCTGCCATCGAGCAGGCGAAGGTTCTTGCCAGAGTGTTGAGAGGCGCCGACGAGCGCTATGACCTATCGTTCAGATCCGCGTTCTTCAAGTTCGCCGACTTCAGCGTGGCCATCATCGGACGGACAAAAGGGCGGAGTGAATGGCTCGATGGAAACACCAAGGTCTTTTACGAGGGTGAGAAAGCCATCGGTGCCGTCGTCCTCGGTGACCTCAGGAAAGCCTTAAGGCTCGAAAAAATTATCAGAGAAGGACTACCCCCTGACTGA
- the rd gene encoding rubredoxin yields MAKWKCIVCGYIYDEDEGDPDTGIEPGTKFEDLPEDWVCPLCGAPKEMFEKIE; encoded by the coding sequence ATGGCCAAATGGAAATGTATAGTATGCGGATACATCTACGATGAGGACGAGGGCGATCCCGACACGGGAATCGAGCCCGGAACCAAGTTTGAGGACCTCCCCGAAGACTGGGTCTGCCCGCTCTGCGGTGCACCAAAGGAAATGTTTGAAAAGATAGAGTGA
- a CDS encoding class II SORL domain-containing protein: MISGTIRSGDWKGEKHVPVIEYTKEGGLVKVEVQVGKEIPHPNTPEHHIAWIELYFHPEGENFPILVGRVAFTNHSDPLTEPRAVFFFRTAKKGKLYALSYCNIHGLWENEITLE, translated from the coding sequence ATGATAAGCGGAACCATAAGGAGTGGAGACTGGAAGGGGGAGAAGCACGTCCCCGTTATAGAATATACCAAAGAAGGCGGCCTCGTTAAGGTGGAGGTCCAAGTCGGCAAGGAGATACCTCACCCCAACACGCCAGAGCACCACATCGCCTGGATCGAGCTCTACTTCCACCCTGAGGGCGAGAACTTCCCGATACTCGTCGGAAGGGTCGCCTTCACCAACCACAGCGACCCACTCACCGAGCCGAGGGCGGTCTTCTTCTTCAGGACTGCCAAGAAGGGCAAGCTCTACGCCCTCAGCTACTGCAACATCCACGGCCTCTGGGAGAACGAGATTACGCTTGAGTGA
- a CDS encoding ferritin family protein, giving the protein MLAEKPYLLGREKPLSKREIAQALRWAIEAELDAISFYEQLAELIEDERIKHIFYDVANEEKEHVGEFLAALLEVDEELVKYMKEGFEEVEEETGIKVEL; this is encoded by the coding sequence ATGCTCGCTGAAAAGCCCTACCTCCTCGGGAGGGAGAAGCCCCTCTCAAAGAGGGAAATAGCCCAGGCCCTCCGCTGGGCCATAGAGGCCGAGCTCGACGCCATAAGCTTCTACGAACAGCTGGCGGAGCTCATAGAGGACGAGAGGATAAAGCACATCTTCTACGACGTCGCCAACGAGGAGAAGGAGCACGTTGGGGAGTTCCTGGCGGCGCTCCTTGAGGTCGATGAGGAGCTCGTGAAGTACATGAAGGAAGGCTTCGAGGAGGTTGAGGAAGAGACCGGCATAAAGGTCGAACTGTGA
- the dps gene encoding DNA protection during starvation protein, whose translation MSEHNRRLVEKAGIDVEKLLDMLIRAAAAEFTTYYYYTVLRNHAAGMEGETIKEIIEDARLEDRNHFEALVPRIYELGGELPRDIVDFSKMAWCRDAYLPEEPTVENILKVLLEAERCAVGVYTEICKYTFGKDPRTYDLALAILHEEIEHEAWFEELLTGKPSGHFRRTKPGESPFVSKFLR comes from the coding sequence ATGTCTGAACACAACCGAAGACTTGTTGAGAAGGCCGGAATAGACGTGGAAAAACTTCTGGATATGCTGATAAGGGCTGCAGCGGCTGAGTTTACGACCTATTACTACTACACGGTTCTGAGAAACCATGCGGCAGGTATGGAGGGCGAGACGATAAAGGAGATAATCGAAGACGCCCGCCTTGAGGATAGGAACCACTTTGAGGCCCTCGTTCCGAGGATTTACGAGCTTGGCGGTGAGCTCCCGAGGGACATCGTTGACTTCTCCAAGATGGCCTGGTGCCGCGACGCTTACCTTCCCGAGGAGCCGACCGTTGAGAACATCCTCAAGGTTCTCCTTGAGGCGGAGCGCTGTGCGGTCGGCGTTTACACCGAGATATGCAAGTACACCTTTGGAAAAGACCCGAGGACGTACGACCTGGCTTTAGCAATACTCCATGAGGAGATCGAGCACGAGGCCTGGTTTGAAGAGCTCCTTACCGGCAAGCCAAGCGGCCACTTCAGGAGAACCAAGCCCGGGGAGAGCCCGTTCGTCTCGAAGTTCCTGAGGTGA
- a CDS encoding ferritin family protein translates to MCMVEPLVKRAYETEKKAAASYTDGLGLIRGQGLKYTKVEEVVGRIAVDTIIHKHLMKAILEAQKELEKLAGEGPIEEVKEVELVPEQKALVKRFAEMHLEIEKDMIETYQKMAEKMTHPLFKGLAEALVENEKEHHRILAELIAKYRE, encoded by the coding sequence ATGTGCATGGTTGAACCACTCGTTAAGAGGGCCTACGAGACCGAAAAGAAGGCCGCCGCGAGCTACACCGATGGTCTTGGCCTCATAAGGGGACAGGGTCTGAAGTACACCAAGGTTGAGGAAGTCGTCGGCAGGATAGCCGTGGACACGATAATACACAAGCATCTGATGAAGGCCATCCTGGAGGCCCAGAAGGAGCTGGAGAAGCTCGCGGGAGAAGGCCCCATAGAGGAGGTCAAGGAGGTCGAACTTGTACCGGAGCAGAAGGCCCTGGTCAAGCGCTTTGCCGAGATGCATCTGGAGATTGAAAAGGACATGATAGAGACCTACCAGAAGATGGCCGAGAAGATGACACACCCGCTGTTTAAAGGCCTCGCCGAGGCCCTTGTCGAGAATGAGAAGGAACACCACAGAATTCTGGCGGAGCTAATAGCAAAGTACAGGGAGTGA
- a CDS encoding ABC transporter permease, whose translation MKEVLRWELRSPLNLALASAGAVLVGIVMKRYYLTWSAGSHGGPYGVEMLGSVFRDAFTGNVYLLLALLVPFLVTLAVRLERDEGVALSVYSLPVSRVKILLAKFLAAFLALFLFVFSVYLLVFGMHFSTTPDAVLSALKTHIIPMAFFYLSALLFMTSVAALIAIASPNTYVSIFGGFIALYLPVFLGTTWYGPVPWRNALIDYKSATISVWSDPVFSWAFVKMTLLPALVLVALYLFIGNWRDVR comes from the coding sequence GTGAAGGAAGTCCTCCGCTGGGAGCTCCGCTCCCCCTTAAATTTGGCCTTGGCTTCGGCCGGGGCGGTTCTCGTTGGAATCGTGATGAAGAGGTACTACCTAACCTGGAGCGCTGGTTCCCACGGGGGACCGTACGGGGTTGAGATGCTGGGTTCCGTTTTTAGGGACGCGTTCACCGGCAACGTCTACCTCCTCCTGGCCCTCCTCGTGCCCTTCCTCGTCACGCTGGCGGTGAGGCTCGAAAGGGACGAGGGCGTTGCCCTCTCGGTGTACTCCCTCCCGGTTTCGAGGGTTAAAATCCTCCTCGCCAAGTTCTTAGCGGCTTTCCTCGCGCTCTTCCTCTTCGTCTTTTCAGTGTATCTCCTCGTCTTTGGCATGCACTTCTCGACAACCCCCGATGCGGTACTCAGCGCTCTGAAAACCCACATCATCCCAATGGCGTTCTTCTACCTCTCGGCCCTGCTTTTCATGACCTCGGTCGCGGCCCTGATAGCGATAGCCTCGCCCAACACCTACGTCTCCATCTTTGGAGGATTCATAGCTCTCTACCTCCCGGTGTTTCTGGGGACGACATGGTACGGGCCGGTGCCCTGGCGGAATGCCCTGATAGACTACAAATCCGCGACGATTTCGGTGTGGTCGGACCCGGTGTTCTCGTGGGCTTTCGTGAAGATGACCCTTCTTCCAGCGCTGGTGCTTGTGGCTCTTTATCTGTTCATCGGCAACTGGAGGGACGTGAGATGA
- a CDS encoding molybdopterin-dependent oxidoreductase — protein MGKSIFAFFVIMLLVGGTYLLAGNGRKESKTGDYDSPIEGVIQVTGLVERPYNLTYDELSKLPSKEVESPLYCVGEPGKVRKNGTWKGVPLKTVLELAKPAGGAYKVALYASDGFTTDFYLDTVMRDEDIIIAYEFNGEPITPRIVAPGRWGYKWIKYLTKIELVSYDFKGTWESAGYPDDAYITSDSSPGR, from the coding sequence ATGGGAAAGAGCATTTTCGCATTTTTTGTAATCATGCTCCTCGTCGGCGGGACGTACCTTCTGGCCGGAAACGGGAGAAAGGAATCGAAAACCGGGGATTATGACTCTCCCATTGAAGGAGTCATCCAGGTCACGGGGCTCGTTGAAAGGCCCTACAACCTCACCTACGACGAGCTCTCGAAGCTCCCTTCCAAGGAGGTGGAGTCACCGCTCTACTGCGTTGGTGAGCCGGGAAAGGTCAGGAAGAACGGGACGTGGAAGGGTGTTCCGCTAAAGACCGTCCTTGAACTGGCAAAGCCCGCAGGTGGGGCATACAAGGTGGCCCTCTACGCCAGCGACGGTTTTACGACGGACTTCTACCTCGATACCGTGATGAGGGACGAGGACATCATCATAGCCTACGAGTTCAACGGCGAGCCGATAACCCCCAGGATAGTCGCTCCTGGCAGGTGGGGATATAAGTGGATAAAGTATCTGACGAAAATCGAGCTCGTGAGCTACGACTTCAAAGGCACGTGGGAGAGCGCCGGCTACCCTGACGATGCCTACATCACATCCGACTCATCCCCGGGCAGGTGA
- a CDS encoding ferritin-like domain-containing protein produces the protein MEDIFEKLAGLSPREILGYALASEQEAKEFYEHLASKSGALLGEFFKDLAKAEENHKRILLKLYEELFGDTEYPIPEGIPLAETSVKVDTVANLIEAMRVALENEKNAERIYSHLAETLPEHGGIFKFLAAQERAHYAAIRSHTEYLDDVTQGQQEYVNAPIEFFGAQLELYLGPHTRR, from the coding sequence ATGGAGGACATTTTTGAAAAACTTGCCGGGCTGTCGCCCAGAGAAATACTGGGCTACGCCCTGGCCTCTGAACAGGAGGCAAAGGAGTTCTACGAGCACCTCGCGTCAAAGAGCGGGGCGCTCCTTGGGGAGTTTTTTAAGGACCTTGCCAAGGCAGAGGAGAACCACAAGAGAATACTCCTCAAGCTGTACGAGGAACTCTTTGGGGACACAGAATACCCCATCCCCGAAGGCATACCCCTTGCTGAGACGTCTGTGAAGGTAGATACCGTCGCGAACCTTATAGAGGCCATGAGGGTTGCTCTGGAGAACGAGAAGAACGCGGAGAGGATATACTCGCACCTCGCCGAAACTCTCCCCGAACACGGGGGCATATTCAAATTCCTGGCGGCTCAGGAAAGGGCGCACTATGCGGCGATACGGAGCCATACAGAGTATCTTGATGACGTGACGCAGGGGCAGCAGGAGTACGTGAACGCACCGATAGAATTCTTCGGTGCCCAGCTGGAGCTCTACCTGGGACCGCACACCAGGCGGTGA
- a CDS encoding GNAT family N-acetyltransferase, giving the protein MRIERVDEPLGLKDELVHFVFRVYQGTGGAYPALEWVEDKPSTDDFEGFRKVYEPFLEFRLGKEFDELYVLRDDGGRIAGTVALVYNLEGKDVWWVPDEIRDERTGLIEFFMVDPVYKGRGYGFRLLEFAIRRLKELGKVPYVITFPELEAYSYYIRKGFTKVMDYKEFVVLKKA; this is encoded by the coding sequence ATGCGGATTGAGAGGGTGGATGAGCCGCTGGGGCTTAAGGATGAACTGGTTCACTTCGTCTTCAGGGTCTACCAGGGAACCGGAGGGGCGTATCCCGCGCTGGAGTGGGTGGAAGACAAGCCATCAACGGACGACTTTGAGGGCTTCAGAAAGGTTTACGAGCCTTTCCTTGAGTTCCGCCTTGGGAAGGAGTTCGACGAACTCTACGTCCTGAGGGACGATGGAGGGAGGATAGCCGGAACGGTGGCCCTCGTCTACAACCTCGAAGGCAAGGACGTCTGGTGGGTGCCGGACGAAATCAGGGACGAGAGGACGGGACTCATAGAGTTCTTCATGGTTGATCCGGTGTATAAGGGCAGGGGCTATGGCTTCCGGCTGCTGGAATTTGCCATCCGGCGCCTCAAGGAGCTCGGAAAAGTTCCCTACGTGATAACCTTCCCGGAGCTGGAGGCTTATTCATATTATATAAGAAAGGGCTTCACCAAGGTGATGGACTATAAGGAGTTCGTGGTGCTCAAGAAGGCATAA
- a CDS encoding iron-sulfur cluster assembly protein encodes MKVYMPGREWPQHYRAVLDELAKITDPVTGGDILDSGVVAGLEVSEDTLRVWLNFESHAEYNITGASAIAYSKIIGDIIERFALVKFQNVYVYDLKNNPVGVFENKKGYTIEDISTEKV; translated from the coding sequence ATGAAGGTTTACATGCCCGGCAGGGAGTGGCCCCAGCACTACAGGGCTGTCCTCGATGAGCTCGCAAAGATAACCGACCCCGTTACGGGGGGAGACATACTCGACTCGGGAGTGGTTGCAGGACTTGAGGTTTCCGAAGATACCCTCAGGGTCTGGCTCAACTTCGAGAGCCACGCCGAGTACAACATAACCGGGGCGAGTGCGATAGCATACTCCAAGATAATAGGCGACATAATAGAGCGCTTTGCCCTGGTGAAGTTCCAGAACGTCTACGTCTACGACCTCAAGAACAACCCCGTCGGAGTTTTTGAGAACAAGAAGGGGTATACAATTGAGGATATAAGCACGGAGAAGGTCTGA
- a CDS encoding ferritin family protein, whose amino-acid sequence MVHELDEGLPLEKVKDFSLEELLGMAIKAEMGARRFYESLAERIEIGSLKEKIEWLASEEGKHEALLRKMYESMFPGKEILFPKEHIGPELKPVARELNSAQDIIELIRWAMRAEEIAAHFYEEIEKIVETDDRKRLMRYLSDMEKGHYYTLRAEYELLLDWEMYSQMMHVGP is encoded by the coding sequence ATGGTTCATGAACTTGACGAGGGGCTTCCCCTCGAAAAGGTTAAGGATTTCTCCCTTGAGGAGCTCCTCGGGATGGCCATAAAGGCTGAGATGGGAGCAAGGAGGTTCTATGAGAGCCTGGCCGAGAGGATAGAGATAGGATCACTGAAGGAAAAGATTGAGTGGCTCGCCAGTGAGGAAGGCAAACACGAGGCGCTCCTGAGAAAGATGTACGAGAGCATGTTCCCCGGAAAGGAGATACTCTTCCCGAAGGAGCACATAGGGCCCGAACTGAAGCCTGTGGCAAGGGAGCTCAATAGTGCTCAAGACATCATAGAACTCATCCGCTGGGCTATGCGTGCCGAGGAGATAGCGGCACACTTCTATGAGGAAATCGAAAAAATCGTGGAGACCGACGACAGGAAAAGGCTCATGCGCTACCTCAGCGACATGGAGAAGGGTCACTACTACACCCTACGCGCCGAATACGAGCTCCTCCTCGACTGGGAGATGTACAGCCAGATGATGCACGTTGGGCCGTAG
- a CDS encoding Fur family transcriptional regulator, with product MWKEKALKRLKERNYKLTPQRLKLVEILDRIGSKHPSLKEVLDEIREEFPTVSFSTLYSNVLTLKELGLLELFSLDGETRVELNTEPHINLISGGEVIDFNDPAIIERIKEKTGRRVKLVNVIID from the coding sequence ATGTGGAAAGAAAAGGCCCTCAAACGGCTCAAAGAGCGCAACTACAAGCTCACGCCCCAGAGGCTCAAACTGGTGGAGATACTCGACAGAATCGGGAGCAAGCATCCATCCCTCAAAGAGGTTCTCGATGAAATCAGGGAGGAATTTCCGACCGTGAGCTTCTCCACCCTGTATTCCAACGTCCTGACTTTGAAAGAGCTCGGCCTGCTCGAACTCTTCTCCCTGGACGGGGAAACGAGGGTTGAGCTCAACACGGAACCTCACATCAACCTGATAAGCGGGGGAGAGGTCATAGACTTCAACGACCCCGCGATAATCGAAAGGATAAAGGAGAAAACGGGTAGAAGGGTCAAGCTCGTCAACGTTATCATCGATTAA
- a CDS encoding FprA family A-type flavoprotein, with protein sequence MPKIWVEKILDEPELYILRIDDERIKYFEATWDIPEGITYNAYLMKTGDAVVLFDAWKKDYTEEFLETLRKLVDPKEITHIIIHHTEPDHSGAIPAVLEANGYKAKLIGTTFAKRFMEGFFGENVVENFHTIADGEEIQIGGRTFRFITVPWLHWPDTMITYVVEDKLIFSCDAGGGYGIPEAVDDSDEEVVKKYLPHVTKYIVTVIGHYHKYIVQNIKKLKSLGIVEEARMILPGHGLIWRKNPMRIFEHYERVGAGIPEKDKILVIYDSMYGFVERRMEVVIDELKKHGKKPVVYRFTDKEAPAVSDILGEVPDSEAIIIGASTYEAEIHPRIRYTLYEILDKANYEKPVLIVGAFGWAGVAGKKIETLITRSKFDLVDVVESRGMPRPEDEEKLREGIRKLVAWTG encoded by the coding sequence ATGCCCAAGATATGGGTCGAAAAGATACTTGACGAACCCGAACTCTACATTCTGAGGATTGACGATGAAAGGATAAAGTACTTTGAAGCAACGTGGGACATCCCCGAGGGGATAACCTACAACGCTTACCTCATGAAGACCGGCGATGCGGTTGTTCTCTTCGACGCCTGGAAGAAGGACTACACAGAGGAGTTCCTTGAGACCCTGAGGAAGCTCGTTGATCCGAAGGAGATAACTCACATTATAATCCACCACACGGAGCCCGACCACAGCGGGGCAATTCCAGCGGTCCTTGAGGCCAACGGCTATAAAGCGAAGCTCATAGGAACCACCTTTGCCAAGCGCTTCATGGAAGGCTTCTTTGGAGAAAACGTGGTCGAGAACTTCCACACGATAGCGGACGGCGAGGAGATTCAAATCGGCGGAAGGACTTTCCGTTTCATAACCGTCCCCTGGCTTCACTGGCCGGACACGATGATAACCTATGTGGTCGAGGATAAGCTCATATTCAGCTGCGACGCCGGGGGCGGCTACGGAATCCCGGAAGCGGTAGACGACAGCGACGAGGAGGTCGTTAAAAAATACCTTCCCCACGTGACCAAGTACATAGTCACGGTCATAGGTCACTACCACAAGTACATCGTCCAGAACATCAAGAAGCTCAAAAGCCTTGGAATAGTTGAAGAGGCCAGGATGATACTCCCCGGGCACGGCTTAATCTGGCGTAAGAATCCGATGAGGATATTCGAGCACTATGAGCGCGTTGGAGCAGGAATTCCTGAGAAAGACAAGATTCTGGTAATCTACGACTCCATGTACGGATTCGTTGAGAGGAGAATGGAGGTCGTCATAGACGAACTTAAGAAGCACGGAAAGAAGCCCGTCGTCTACAGGTTCACCGACAAGGAAGCCCCCGCGGTAAGCGACATTCTCGGCGAAGTCCCTGACAGCGAGGCAATAATCATCGGAGCCTCCACCTATGAGGCCGAGATACACCCGAGGATACGCTACACCCTCTACGAGATACTGGACAAGGCCAACTACGAGAAGCCCGTGCTTATCGTTGGGGCCTTTGGATGGGCCGGCGTCGCTGGCAAGAAGATAGAGACCCTCATAACGCGCAGCAAGTTTGACCTCGTGGATGTAGTTGAGAGCCGCGGCATGCCGAGGCCGGAGGACGAGGAAAAACTCAGAGAGGGTATCAGGAAGCTCGTTGCATGGACAGGTTGA
- a CDS encoding iron-sulfur cluster assembly protein, whose product MGLFELFKAKKKPKRGPREDLPPEVSRVVRILEKVHDPETGLNIVEEGLLYGLTVKGDEVEVFLLMARSTPECHFCQVLAINVQNRILREIMDALKAEGFNRIRIYNEIGLLLAEG is encoded by the coding sequence TTGGGACTCTTTGAACTTTTCAAAGCAAAGAAGAAGCCCAAAAGGGGCCCCAGGGAGGACCTGCCCCCCGAAGTTTCCAGGGTAGTCAGGATTCTGGAAAAAGTCCACGACCCTGAAACCGGACTCAATATCGTCGAAGAGGGGCTCCTCTATGGGCTGACCGTAAAAGGGGACGAGGTCGAGGTTTTTCTCCTGATGGCCAGGTCAACGCCGGAGTGTCACTTCTGCCAGGTGCTGGCCATAAACGTCCAGAACAGAATACTGAGGGAGATAATGGACGCCCTGAAGGCGGAAGGGTTTAATAGAATAAGAATCTACAACGAAATTGGACTGTTGCTTGCGGAGGGGTGA